In bacterium, one DNA window encodes the following:
- the aroA gene encoding 3-phosphoshikimate 1-carboxyvinyltransferase, protein MTKNLRGDIRVGGDKSISHRAIMLAALAKGKSLLNNLSRGDDVNATLALYQKLGMIAATDNGSVECVSAGFEALRTDEAILYCGNSGTTLRLSLGILAGLKVDCRLAGDDSLNRRPVRRVIEPLRQMGGDLATAAADDRPPVTVRGRRLHGINISTSVASAQAKSAILFAGLHAEGVTSVTEPEQSRNHTEIMLKHLGCNIDVEGRTSILSPVKRIDGFAYTVPGDISTAVFFIVAALAMPGSELIIRDVLLNETRTGALEILRGMGASIEQENLRSQHGEPVGDLVVKSTSLRGFDAANITTARYIDEVPALAVAAMFAEGKSSFHNIGELRVKESDRATAIVDVVKAFGGSAELTGDTLHIQGGLGAHKGNAAHLGDHRIAMMIEIINLINTGNVSGEYGDTISVSAPEFYELMKTLES, encoded by the coding sequence ATGACCAAGAACTTACGCGGCGATATTCGAGTAGGGGGCGACAAATCGATTTCGCACCGCGCTATCATGCTTGCCGCATTAGCAAAGGGCAAATCGCTTCTCAACAATTTGTCGCGCGGCGACGATGTCAATGCAACGCTCGCGCTGTATCAGAAGCTTGGAATGATTGCCGCAACAGACAACGGCTCTGTCGAGTGTGTCAGTGCCGGATTTGAAGCACTTCGAACAGACGAAGCCATTTTATATTGCGGCAATTCCGGAACAACATTGCGATTGAGTTTGGGAATACTTGCGGGTCTCAAGGTCGACTGCCGACTGGCAGGAGATGACTCGCTCAACCGACGACCGGTACGTCGCGTGATAGAGCCGCTGCGGCAAATGGGCGGCGACCTGGCAACAGCCGCTGCCGATGACCGTCCGCCTGTCACGGTACGAGGCCGTAGACTTCACGGTATAAACATCAGCACGTCGGTGGCTTCCGCACAGGCAAAATCAGCGATTCTCTTCGCGGGACTTCATGCCGAGGGCGTTACCTCGGTGACCGAACCGGAACAATCGCGCAATCATACGGAGATCATGCTCAAACACCTTGGCTGCAACATTGATGTTGAAGGACGAACCTCCATTCTCAGCCCGGTCAAGCGAATCGATGGCTTTGCGTACACCGTTCCCGGCGACATTTCGACTGCGGTGTTCTTCATCGTGGCCGCATTGGCGATGCCCGGCAGTGAATTGATCATACGCGACGTGCTGCTCAATGAAACCCGCACCGGCGCACTCGAAATACTGCGTGGAATGGGTGCGAGTATTGAACAAGAGAATCTCCGTTCGCAACACGGCGAGCCGGTTGGCGACCTTGTTGTCAAATCGACTTCGCTTCGCGGTTTCGACGCGGCAAACATCACCACTGCGCGATACATTGACGAAGTTCCGGCTTTGGCAGTCGCCGCAATGTTCGCCGAAGGTAAATCGTCATTCCATAACATCGGCGAATTGCGGGTCAAAGAATCGGATCGCGCAACGGCCATAGTCGATGTCGTCAAGGCATTCGGCGGAAGCGCAGAGCTAACCGGCGATACGCTTCACATTCAGGGAGGTCTCGGCGCGCATAAGGGCAATGCAGCTCACCTCGGCGATCACAGAATTGCGATGATGATCGAGATCATCAATCTCATCAATACCGGAAATGTGAGCGGGGAATACGGCGATACGATTTCCGTTTCGGCGCCGGAGTTTTACGAACTCATGAAAACGCTGGAATCGTGA
- the trpB gene encoding tryptophan synthase subunit beta, producing the protein MPAKSRKGYYGRYGGRFVPETLVAALDEVERAFAQAQRDRSFKSQLDQLLRDFGGRPTPLYPAENLTRLWKGARIFLKREDLNHTGAHKINNCLGQALLAKRIGKKRIVAETGAGQHGTATAAACAMLGLECVVYMGSHDAKRQSPNVQRMKLLGAEVREVSAGLATLKEATSEAIRDWVTNVGTTHYIIGSTVGPHPYPKIVREFQSVIGKETRAQSLKSTGKLPDYVVACIGGGSNAMGIFSAFLNDKNVSLIGVESAGQALKPGQHAAPLAKGTPGVLHGALSYLLQDGDGQIELTETISAGLDYPGVGPEHAFLKDSGRVKYVTALDREAVSAFKELCRHEGIIPALESSFALAYARKLARKIGDKKTIIVNLSGRGDKDMGSVKEYDDNHR; encoded by the coding sequence ATGCCCGCTAAGTCACGCAAAGGCTACTATGGCCGCTACGGCGGCCGCTTCGTGCCGGAGACGCTCGTTGCGGCGCTCGATGAAGTCGAGCGCGCATTTGCGCAGGCGCAGCGCGATCGCAGCTTCAAGTCACAACTGGATCAACTACTGCGCGATTTCGGCGGTCGCCCGACACCGCTCTATCCGGCAGAAAATCTTACGCGTCTCTGGAAAGGCGCGCGCATATTCCTCAAGCGGGAAGACCTCAACCACACCGGCGCGCACAAAATCAATAACTGCCTCGGCCAGGCACTGCTCGCGAAACGGATCGGCAAGAAACGTATTGTCGCCGAAACCGGTGCCGGGCAACACGGCACGGCAACCGCTGCGGCATGTGCAATGCTTGGGCTCGAATGTGTCGTCTACATGGGCAGTCACGATGCCAAACGTCAGAGCCCCAACGTTCAACGCATGAAACTGCTCGGCGCGGAAGTCCGCGAAGTCTCAGCCGGTCTTGCAACACTGAAAGAAGCCACCTCCGAAGCTATCCGCGACTGGGTCACCAATGTCGGCACCACGCACTACATCATCGGTTCCACCGTCGGACCGCATCCGTATCCGAAAATCGTCCGCGAGTTTCAGTCAGTCATCGGCAAGGAAACCCGCGCGCAGTCGCTTAAGTCAACCGGCAAACTGCCCGACTACGTTGTCGCCTGCATTGGCGGCGGTTCAAACGCGATGGGAATATTCAGTGCATTTCTCAACGACAAGAATGTTTCGCTGATCGGTGTCGAGTCTGCCGGCCAAGCGCTGAAACCGGGTCAACATGCCGCGCCGCTTGCCAAGGGAACACCGGGTGTACTGCACGGCGCGTTGAGCTATCTGCTTCAGGATGGCGACGGGCAGATTGAACTCACCGAAACAATCAGCGCCGGACTCGACTATCCCGGCGTCGGGCCGGAACACGCGTTCCTCAAAGATTCCGGCCGCGTGAAGTATGTCACTGCACTCGACCGCGAAGCTGTTTCTGCATTCAAAGAGCTTTGCCGACACGAGGGCATCATTCCCGCACTCGAATCAAGTTTCGCTCTTGCCTATGCACGCAAACTCGCCCGCAAGATCGGCGACAAGAAGACCATCATCGTCAATCTATCCGGTCGCGGCGACAAAGATATGGGCAGTGTCAAGGAGTACGATGACAACCATCGCTGA
- the aroF gene encoding 3-deoxy-7-phosphoheptulonate synthase: protein MIVVMKKQATVKETAGVIRHIEELGLKPHISQGEEKTIIGAVGDERSIEKELLLQLQGVEAVIPILKPYKLASLEFKPEPTVVSLNGTKIGNGTMTVMAGPCAVESYEQVLESAIAAKEAGARILRGGAFKPRTSPYSFQGMGRKGLEILARVRDEVGIPIVTECLSQDDVDLISDYADIIQIGARNMQNFAMLEKVGKQSRPVLLKRGMMSTIEELLMSAEYILANGNYNVILCERGIRTFEKFTRNTCDIAAVPGLKSLSHLPVILDPSHATGERHLILPVALAAVAAGADGLIIEIHPNPDKAMCDGYQSLNLDQFAALMKQVKNIAAAVGKTV from the coding sequence ATGATCGTTGTAATGAAAAAACAAGCCACCGTAAAGGAAACTGCCGGTGTCATTCGACACATCGAAGAGCTGGGACTCAAACCGCATATCTCGCAAGGCGAGGAAAAGACAATTATCGGCGCCGTCGGTGACGAACGAAGTATCGAGAAGGAACTGCTTCTGCAACTGCAGGGTGTCGAGGCTGTCATCCCGATCCTCAAGCCGTACAAGCTTGCCTCATTGGAATTCAAACCTGAGCCGACAGTGGTGAGCCTCAATGGAACCAAAATCGGTAACGGTACCATGACTGTCATGGCCGGGCCGTGCGCTGTCGAAAGTTACGAGCAAGTTCTGGAATCGGCAATCGCCGCCAAGGAAGCCGGCGCTCGCATATTGCGCGGTGGTGCCTTTAAGCCGCGCACCTCGCCATACTCGTTTCAAGGCATGGGCCGCAAGGGTCTTGAGATTCTCGCCCGCGTCCGCGATGAGGTCGGAATTCCGATTGTGACCGAGTGCTTGTCGCAGGATGATGTCGACTTGATTTCCGACTATGCCGACATTATTCAAATCGGCGCCCGCAACATGCAGAACTTCGCCATGCTCGAAAAGGTCGGCAAGCAATCGCGTCCAGTGTTACTGAAGCGCGGCATGATGTCGACTATCGAAGAACTTCTCATGTCCGCTGAGTATATTCTCGCCAACGGCAACTACAATGTCATTCTCTGTGAGCGCGGCATACGCACATTCGAAAAGTTTACGCGCAATACCTGCGATATCGCGGCGGTGCCGGGGCTCAAATCGCTCTCGCATCTTCCGGTTATTCTCGATCCTTCACATGCGACCGGGGAGAGGCACTTGATCCTTCCGGTCGCGCTTGCAGCGGTTGCGGCAGGAGCCGACGGGTTGATTATCGAAATCCATCCCAATCCTGACAAAGCCATGTGTGACGGATATCAGTCGCTTAATCTTGACCAATTCGCAGCATTGATGAAGCAAGTCAAAAACATTGCCGCCGCGGTCGGCAAGACGGTGTGA
- a CDS encoding phosphoribosylanthranilate isomerase has translation MTKTKICGVTSVEDAEVCIDAGADFVGFILSDSPRRVNYVQLERLREAIGASIQCVGVFANAEDLLDFSQNCDVVLDYYQVYFDATELEVRQPAVGWIRAIWMNGIVNGKLTRIPMPTLLDFKNSDLSIMREQLAPHRDAVGNAVILAGRLTPDNVGAIVSELAPWGVDVARGTEAAPGKKDHQLVRRFIESVKNAR, from the coding sequence ATGACCAAGACGAAAATTTGCGGCGTGACGTCCGTCGAAGACGCGGAGGTTTGCATCGATGCCGGAGCTGACTTCGTCGGATTCATTCTGTCGGATTCACCGCGACGCGTCAACTACGTTCAACTGGAGCGCCTGCGGGAAGCTATCGGCGCGTCTATTCAATGTGTCGGCGTATTTGCAAATGCGGAAGACCTACTCGACTTCTCGCAGAACTGTGACGTTGTTCTCGACTACTATCAAGTCTATTTCGACGCAACCGAACTCGAAGTTCGTCAGCCCGCCGTTGGTTGGATTCGCGCGATCTGGATGAACGGCATTGTCAACGGCAAACTGACGCGAATCCCGATGCCGACATTGCTCGATTTCAAGAACAGCGACTTGTCAATAATGCGCGAACAGCTCGCCCCCCACAGAGATGCCGTAGGCAACGCGGTCATTCTGGCGGGACGATTGACGCCCGACAATGTCGGCGCCATTGTAAGTGAACTCGCGCCTTGGGGAGTCGACGTCGCGCGCGGCACCGAAGCCGCGCCCGGCAAGAAGGATCACCAACTCGTACGACGATTTATCGAGAGTGTGAAGAATGCCCGCTAA
- a CDS encoding shikimate kinase, which translates to MSRSADKSNMFLAGMMGTGKTSTGRLVANALRFVFADTDTLIERRENMTVNEIFARHGEQYFRDREYDLLTELCEQDRQVIATGGGMLAVPENLTLAKKTDWWCF; encoded by the coding sequence ATGTCAAGAAGCGCTGACAAGTCCAATATGTTCCTCGCGGGAATGATGGGCACCGGCAAGACCAGCACCGGACGCTTAGTTGCCAACGCGCTGCGGTTTGTCTTTGCCGATACCGATACACTAATCGAACGCCGCGAAAACATGACCGTCAACGAAATTTTCGCCCGTCACGGCGAGCAGTATTTTCGCGATCGCGAGTACGATTTGTTGACGGAGCTTTGCGAACAGGATCGACAGGTCATCGCGACTGGTGGAGGGATGTTGGCGGTACCAGAGAACTTGACACTTGCCAAAAAAACGGACTGGTGGTGCTTCTGA
- the aroH gene encoding chorismate mutase has protein sequence MMRGVRGAICASANSREAIFEATRKLLVHMFAKNDIEIDDIGAVFITATKDLTADYPAYAVREMGLKTVPLMCATEIDVPGALQRVIRILIMVNTDKPQDQIKHLYIGDASRLRPDLAGEL, from the coding sequence ATGATGCGCGGTGTGCGCGGCGCAATCTGCGCATCGGCAAACTCGCGCGAGGCAATCTTCGAAGCCACACGCAAGTTATTGGTGCACATGTTCGCCAAGAACGACATCGAAATCGACGACATCGGCGCCGTGTTCATCACGGCAACAAAAGATCTCACCGCTGATTATCCGGCCTATGCCGTACGCGAGATGGGACTCAAGACCGTGCCGTTGATGTGCGCCACCGAAATCGACGTTCCCGGCGCATTGCAGCGCGTTATTCGCATTCTCATCATGGTCAATACCGACAAGCCACAGGACCAGATCAAGCACCTCTACATCGGCGATGCGTCGCGGCTCCGTCCGGATCTCGCGGGAGAACTGTAA
- the aroQ gene encoding type II 3-dehydroquinate dehydratase: MKKIIVINGPNLNLLGERQPEVYGKTTLPELERRLKKCGKSLGYQIDCFQFNSEGDIVDCVQKYRKGVAGIVMNPAGYSHTSIVILDALLAVEVPVVEVHISNIYKREEFRRKSITAAGCAGLISGLGITGYELAIQYIANTAKG, encoded by the coding sequence ATGAAGAAGATTATCGTTATCAACGGTCCAAACCTTAACCTACTTGGCGAACGCCAGCCCGAGGTCTACGGCAAAACCACTCTACCCGAGTTGGAGCGTCGGCTGAAGAAATGTGGCAAGTCACTCGGTTATCAAATCGACTGTTTCCAATTCAACTCCGAAGGCGACATCGTCGACTGCGTACAGAAATACCGCAAAGGTGTCGCCGGCATCGTCATGAATCCCGCCGGCTACAGCCACACCTCAATTGTCATTCTTGATGCGCTTCTTGCTGTCGAAGTCCCGGTCGTCGAGGTCCACATCTCCAACATCTACAAACGCGAAGAGTTTCGCCGCAAGTCGATTACCGCCGCCGGTTGCGCGGGCTTGATCAGCGGACTCGGCATAACTGGATACGAATTAGCCATTCAATACATTGCCAATACAGCTAAAGGATAG
- a CDS encoding tryptophan synthase subunit alpha: MTTIAETFAKCRDDNRAALMPFITCGYPSMREFPSIMKCLSTSGADIIEVGFPHSDPLADGPVIQRASHLALERGFTVAKGFAAIASLRRSVSQSIVVMCYANIILRAGINSFVNRCASNNVSGLIVPDMIPEESSELRIACRKHGIDFIPLVTLTSPPERALSIASDASGFVYFVSVTGTTGARATMHSDLKQQVTNLRRHSKAPVAVGFGVSTPEMAGKIGAFSDGVIIGSAILQLIDSSGSKRNYSSVSKFLTEARMNLESQR, from the coding sequence ATGACAACCATCGCTGAGACTTTTGCGAAATGCCGCGACGACAACCGGGCTGCGCTGATGCCGTTTATCACTTGCGGCTATCCGTCGATGCGCGAGTTTCCGTCGATTATGAAATGTTTGAGCACGAGCGGCGCGGACATCATCGAAGTTGGCTTTCCGCATTCCGACCCTTTGGCAGATGGTCCGGTGATTCAGCGCGCGTCGCACCTTGCGCTGGAGCGTGGTTTCACAGTCGCCAAAGGATTCGCGGCAATTGCATCGCTGCGTCGCAGTGTATCACAGTCAATCGTTGTGATGTGCTATGCCAACATCATCTTGAGAGCGGGAATCAACTCTTTCGTCAATCGCTGTGCATCAAATAATGTCAGTGGCCTGATAGTGCCCGACATGATTCCCGAAGAAAGCAGCGAGTTGCGAATCGCGTGCCGCAAACATGGTATCGACTTCATACCGTTAGTAACTTTAACGTCACCACCCGAGCGCGCACTATCGATCGCAAGCGACGCTTCGGGCTTTGTCTATTTTGTCAGCGTCACCGGCACCACCGGCGCACGCGCGACTATGCACAGCGACTTGAAACAACAAGTAACGAATCTGCGCAGGCATTCAAAGGCGCCGGTTGCGGTTGGATTCGGTGTTTCGACGCCGGAAATGGCGGGCAAAATCGGCGCATTCAGCGACGGCGTCATTATCGGCAGTGCGATCCTGCAACTGATCGACAGCAGCGGTTCAAAACGAAATTACTCATCAGTTTCTAAATTCTTGACGGAGGCACGCATGAATCTGGAGTCACAACGATGA
- a CDS encoding aminotransferase class IV, whose translation MKFMYTNGKFHSPEQNNMSSMMQSVNYGTAAFEGMKAYYLEDKKNWYLYRPEKYYQRLVRSTKMLDIDFKVSEKEFIGIVAALIKKNNVKMDTYIRPVVYRSEKGVGLMRPSDYGLSIFIQSIPFSSANQYRCCFVSQKRPTDGTFAGKLTGNYLLSFFSAIEAKKKGYDVGILSSTEGHVSEASIMNLFFAKDGNLFTPSIDCGPLGGITRLSVMQLAKEQLGLKVTEGKFKREQLLKADEIFFTGTGSGVNFVKQLEKRKFNLARKDQIALEVARVFDEVTHQKIKKYADWLVPVK comes from the coding sequence ATGAAATTCATGTACACGAATGGGAAATTCCATTCGCCCGAACAGAACAACATGTCCTCGATGATGCAATCTGTCAACTATGGAACCGCAGCGTTTGAGGGAATGAAGGCATACTATCTCGAAGACAAGAAGAACTGGTATCTCTATCGTCCCGAAAAATACTATCAGCGCCTCGTCCGCTCGACCAAGATGCTCGACATCGATTTCAAGGTCTCGGAGAAAGAATTCATCGGTATCGTTGCCGCATTGATCAAGAAGAACAATGTCAAGATGGATACCTACATCCGTCCGGTAGTCTACCGCAGTGAAAAAGGCGTCGGCTTGATGCGCCCGTCCGACTACGGTCTGTCGATTTTCATTCAGTCGATTCCCTTTAGTTCGGCGAACCAGTATCGTTGCTGTTTCGTCTCGCAGAAACGTCCGACCGACGGCACCTTCGCCGGCAAGCTTACCGGCAACTACTTGTTGTCATTTTTCAGTGCTATCGAAGCCAAGAAGAAAGGCTATGATGTCGGCATCTTGTCATCAACCGAGGGCCACGTTTCCGAAGCCTCAATCATGAATCTCTTCTTTGCCAAAGACGGCAATTTGTTCACGCCGTCAATCGACTGCGGTCCGCTCGGCGGCATCACGCGCTTGTCGGTCATGCAATTAGCGAAGGAACAGCTTGGTCTCAAGGTCACTGAAGGCAAGTTCAAGCGCGAGCAACTTCTCAAGGCGGATGAAATCTTCTTCACCGGCACCGGTTCCGGCGTGAACTTCGTCAAGCAGTTGGAGAAGCGCAAATTCAACCTTGCCCGCAAGGATCAGATCGCGCTTGAAGTCGCCCGCGTGTTCGAC
- a CDS encoding prephenate dehydrogenase, translating to MPLSDCKIGIVGLGQIGGSIAAALKRANPDLVITACDLSDALCRQAREQGLVNVIAVDTEDVADNSEIVIIALPVLQIAGVMKKHRTALSDKLLVTDTGSLKSEIVIAANECEMTNFVGGHPLAGTELRGAQSWNADLFRNANYFTTKSGTTKMQALELATELVDILGAKSLSINPEEHDRIFAVSSNLPHLFAYLLKSQFENETIVSAHGEAFACPSYRSATRVAKSDAEMVFQMLWGNRANLQASLAELRAGLDRAQKALDTGAEKEFRRIFGEEEQKSI from the coding sequence ATGCCTCTCAGCGATTGCAAAATTGGTATCGTCGGACTCGGCCAGATCGGCGGCTCGATTGCCGCTGCGCTCAAACGAGCCAATCCGGATTTGGTCATAACTGCCTGTGATCTGAGCGATGCGCTCTGTCGCCAGGCGCGCGAACAAGGTCTGGTCAATGTCATAGCCGTCGACACGGAAGATGTTGCCGACAACTCCGAGATCGTGATCATCGCCTTGCCGGTGCTGCAAATCGCCGGTGTCATGAAAAAGCATCGGACGGCGCTGTCAGACAAACTCCTCGTAACCGATACCGGATCGCTCAAGAGTGAAATCGTGATCGCGGCCAACGAGTGCGAGATGACGAACTTCGTCGGCGGACACCCGTTGGCAGGCACGGAGCTAAGGGGTGCGCAATCGTGGAACGCCGACTTGTTTCGCAACGCAAACTACTTCACGACCAAATCAGGTACGACCAAAATGCAGGCTCTCGAACTTGCGACGGAGCTTGTCGATATCCTCGGCGCTAAATCTCTGTCGATCAACCCGGAAGAGCACGACCGCATTTTCGCCGTTTCAAGCAATCTTCCGCATTTGTTCGCATACTTATTGAAGTCGCAATTCGAAAATGAGACAATTGTCAGCGCACACGGTGAAGCGTTTGCCTGTCCAAGTTATCGCAGCGCTACCCGGGTTGCGAAATCGGATGCCGAAATGGTGTTCCAAATGTTGTGGGGCAATCGTGCGAATCTTCAAGCCAGTCTTGCCGAACTGCGTGCCGGGCTTGACCGTGCACAGAAAGCGCTTGACACCGGGGCGGAAAAGGAATTTCGTCGAATCTTCGGAGAGGAAGAACAGAAATCAATATGA
- a CDS encoding 3-dehydroquinate synthase translates to MHREETQDNHQLPQVKTSIEIGTGLVEEIARYAKSQAHSSTHFVVDANVVRLHGGDLLKSTLSKRTFYALPSGEKQKSINSAGKLLHWLHDQGADRRSLLIAIGGGVVTDLAGFAASTYMRGIDYVSLPTTLVGQVDAAIGGKTAINLGGSKNIAGTFYPPKRVFCDERFLATLRKNQLRDGLVEAFKIFAARDSKAFHKHTANLDDYLNGGDLSDLVAAAVRLKVDVVNRDPFEKDLRRVLNFGHTTGHAYEAVTGHSHGKSVAFGIIVALALSRKLSGLSGLDCDNVASPILSVYRRFALSEITPQVLWERVLHDKKKSGSTVNFVLLKRCGEHTVKSVDYSQFARAYEQTREMLEA, encoded by the coding sequence TTGCATCGTGAAGAGACTCAAGACAATCATCAATTACCCCAAGTCAAAACCAGCATCGAAATCGGAACCGGGCTCGTTGAAGAGATCGCCCGTTATGCTAAATCGCAAGCGCACAGCTCAACTCATTTTGTTGTCGATGCTAATGTAGTTCGGCTCCATGGCGGCGATTTACTGAAATCTACCTTGTCAAAGAGAACGTTCTACGCACTGCCTTCCGGCGAAAAACAGAAAAGCATCAACAGCGCAGGAAAACTATTGCATTGGCTTCACGACCAGGGCGCCGACCGCAGATCGCTTCTGATCGCAATCGGCGGCGGTGTCGTCACCGATCTGGCTGGATTCGCAGCGTCAACTTACATGCGTGGAATCGACTATGTCTCGCTCCCGACAACGCTGGTTGGGCAGGTCGATGCCGCAATTGGCGGCAAGACGGCAATCAATCTCGGCGGCTCCAAGAATATCGCCGGAACATTCTATCCGCCGAAACGCGTATTTTGCGACGAGAGATTCTTGGCAACATTGCGGAAGAATCAACTTCGCGATGGCTTGGTAGAGGCGTTCAAAATCTTCGCTGCCCGTGACAGCAAGGCATTCCACAAGCACACTGCGAATCTCGATGACTATCTTAATGGCGGCGATCTTTCCGACTTAGTTGCCGCAGCGGTGCGCTTGAAAGTTGACGTTGTAAATCGCGACCCCTTCGAGAAAGACCTGCGCCGCGTCCTGAACTTTGGTCACACGACGGGGCACGCCTACGAGGCCGTCACCGGCCATTCGCACGGCAAATCAGTGGCATTCGGGATCATAGTTGCGTTGGCCCTGTCGCGCAAGCTGTCAGGTCTGAGCGGCTTGGACTGCGACAATGTGGCATCGCCAATACTATCAGTCTATCGCCGCTTTGCTCTCAGCGAAATCACGCCGCAGGTGCTGTGGGAGCGGGTTCTGCACGATAAGAAGAAGTCCGGCTCGACCGTCAATTTTGTACTGCTAAAAAGATGTGGCGAGCACACAGTGAAAAGCGTAGACTATTCCCAATTCGCGCGCGCCTATGAGCAGACGCGAGAGATGTTGGAAGCATGA
- the aroC gene encoding chorismate synthase, with translation MIRYLTAGESHGPGLTTIIEGIPAGLVLDVNAITIDLRRRQMGYGRGARMRIEQDTALVTAGLWDGETIGSPISIFIQNRDWKNWKDQTREKKVVPRPGHADLPAVLKYDFDDIQKAIERSSARETAARTAAGSVAKQFLAAFGINVYSHTRRIGSVLNETPVKFSSAKFKEIEKSPVRCADKGIERKMIRAIDSAVEQSDTLGGVSEIIVTGAPVGLGSYAQWDRRCDTRLAAAIMGVQSVKGVEIGDGIKSAELPGSQVHDPIKYSAKRGYYQASNNSGGIAGGISTGEEIVIRAFFKPISTLGKPLKTTNLTSKKTVDAPYVRSDICIVPAGGVVCEAVVALAIADMMSEKFGGDSIREARENFQAFLKHVKKR, from the coding sequence ATGATCAGATACTTGACTGCTGGCGAATCACACGGCCCGGGACTTACGACAATCATCGAGGGCATCCCTGCCGGACTTGTTCTCGATGTCAATGCCATCACTATCGATTTACGCCGCCGCCAGATGGGCTATGGACGCGGCGCCCGAATGCGCATAGAACAGGATACTGCGCTCGTCACTGCAGGACTCTGGGATGGCGAGACAATCGGCAGCCCAATCAGCATCTTCATTCAGAATCGCGATTGGAAAAACTGGAAGGACCAGACTCGCGAAAAGAAAGTCGTCCCGCGTCCCGGTCATGCCGACTTGCCGGCGGTACTCAAGTACGACTTCGACGACATCCAAAAAGCAATAGAACGCTCATCTGCACGCGAGACTGCTGCTCGCACTGCGGCCGGCAGTGTTGCCAAGCAGTTCCTGGCGGCATTTGGGATCAATGTCTATTCGCACACTCGCCGCATCGGAAGCGTGCTGAATGAAACGCCGGTCAAATTCAGTTCCGCGAAATTCAAGGAAATCGAAAAGTCTCCTGTCCGCTGCGCCGACAAAGGCATCGAACGCAAAATGATCCGCGCCATCGACTCAGCCGTTGAGCAATCTGACACGCTCGGCGGCGTGTCGGAGATCATCGTCACTGGCGCGCCAGTCGGACTTGGCAGCTATGCCCAGTGGGATCGTCGCTGCGACACGCGTCTGGCCGCAGCAATCATGGGTGTGCAGTCAGTCAAGGGCGTCGAAATCGGCGACGGAATCAAATCCGCCGAACTGCCCGGTTCGCAAGTGCACGATCCTATCAAGTACAGCGCCAAGCGCGGCTACTATCAAGCATCAAACAACTCCGGCGGTATTGCCGGGGGCATTTCGACCGGTGAAGAAATCGTCATCCGCGCATTCTTCAAACCGATCTCGACTCTTGGCAAACCGCTCAAGACGACTAATCTTACCTCGAAGAAGACTGTCGATGCGCCATACGTTCGTTCCGATATCTGTATTGTTCCTGCCGGAGGCGTCGTTTGCGAAGCAGTCGTTGCGCTGGCAATCGCCGATATGATGTCCGAGAAATTCGGCGGCGACTCGATACGTGAAGCGCGCGAGAACTTTCAGGCTTTTCTAAAGCATGTCAAGAAGCGCTGA